One region of Esox lucius isolate fEsoLuc1 chromosome 17, fEsoLuc1.pri, whole genome shotgun sequence genomic DNA includes:
- the LOC105017047 gene encoding golgin subfamily A member 7-like (The RefSeq protein has 1 substitution compared to this genomic sequence), with product MAETHILQDLQHQAAIASKVYVQRDYNSGTICKFQTKFPSELESRVDKQQFEETMQTLNNLYAEAEKIGGKSYLEGCLACMTAYTIFLCMETHYEKVLKKIARFIKEQNEKIYAPLGLLLTDPIERGPRVVEITIFEDRSIGFGR from the exons ATGGCCGAg ACGCACATTTTGCAAGACTTGCAGCACCAAGCAGCCATCGCCTCCAAAGTCTATGTACAGAGGGACTACAACTCGGGTACCATCTGCAAGTTCCAGACCAAATTCCCATCTGAGCTGGAGTCTAGG gtGGACAAGCAGCAGTTTGAGGAGACAATGCAGACACTCAACAACCTTTATGCTGAGGCTGAGAAAATTGGCGGCAAGTCTTACCTGGAGGGCTGCCTGGCCTGCATGACAGCCTATACCATCTTCCTCTGTATGGAGACCCATTATGAGAAA GTACTAAAGAAGATTGCCAGATTCATCAAGGAACAGAATGAGAAGATATACGCCCCTCTTGGCCTACTGCTGACCGACCCAATAGAGAGAGGTCTCAGGGTT GTTGAAATCACCATCTTTGAAGACAGAAGTATTGGCTTCGGAAGATAA
- the rplp0 gene encoding 60S acidic ribosomal protein P0 yields the protein MPREDRTTWKSNYFLKIIQLLDDYPKCFIVGADNVGSKQMQAIRLSLRGKAVVLMGKNTMMRKAIRGHLENNPALEKLLPHIKGNVGFVFTKEDLTEIRDMLLANKVPAAARAGAIAPCDVTVPAQNTGLGPEKTSFFQALGITTKISRGTIEILSDVQLIKPGDKVGASEATLLNMLNISPFSFGLLIQQVYDNGSVYSPEVLDITEAALHARFLEGVRNIASVCLEIGYPTLASIPHTIINGYKRVLAVAVETDYSFPLADKVKAYLADPTAFAVAAPVAAAETAAAPAAAKEAAKEESEEGSDDDMGFGLFD from the exons ATGCCGAGGGAAGACAGGACCACGTGGAAGTCCAACTATTTTCTGAAAATCATT CAACTGCTAGATGACTACCCCAAATGCTTCATTGTCGGTGCTGACAATGTGGGCTCCAAGCAAATGCAGGCCATCCGTCTGTCCCTGCGTGGGAAGGCCGTAGTGCTCATGGGTAAAAACACCATGATGCGCAAAGCCATCCGTGGACACCTGGAGAACAACCCAGCCCTGGAGAA GTTGTTGCCCCACATTAAAGGAAATGTGGGCTTCGTCTTCACCAAGGAGGACCTGACTGAGATCAGAGACATGCTGCTGGCCAACAAG GTCCCTGCTGCTGCCCGTGCCGGTGCCATTGCCCCCTGTGATGTGACTGTGCCTGCCCAGAACACTGGGCTGGGTCCTGAGAAGACTTCCTTCTTCCAGGCTCTGGGCATCACCACAAAGATCTCCAGAGGAACTATTGAGATTCTG AGCGACGTGCAGCTCATCAAGCCTGGAGACAAGGTGGGAGCCAGCGAGGCCACGCTGCTCAACATGTTGAACATCTCGCCCTTCTCCTTCGGGCTGCTCATCCAGCAGGTGTATGACAATGGTAGTGTCTACAGCCCAGAGGTGCTTGACATTACTGAGGCTGCACTGCACGCCCGGTTCCTGGAG GGTGTGAGGAACATCGCCAGCGTGTGTCTGGAGATTGGGTACCCTACTCTAGCCTccatcccccacaccatcatCAATGGATACAAGAGAGTCCTGGCTGTCGCCGTGGAGACCGACTACTCCTTCCCTCTTGCAGATAAG GTGAAGGCCTACCTGGCTGATCCCACTGCCTTTGCTGTGGCTGCTCCTGTAGCTGCAGCTGAAACGGCGGCTGCCCCCGCTGCTGCCAAGGAGGCGGCTAAGGAGGAGTCTGAGGAGGGCTCTGATGACGACATGGGTTTCGGACTATTCGACTAA